Below is a window of Impatiens glandulifera chromosome 2, dImpGla2.1, whole genome shotgun sequence DNA.
tgtcaaatttaataaaaaaattaactaagttgaattttgtgaagaataatttatttgggatctAAAATGAGCAAAAACAAGTTAAGacctaaattaatttgaaacaaTGTCAATTTGTTTTGATcaaattaactataatttaagattaaattaaaattattttaaaaagtagaaaaaaaatataagttcaatgaaaataaaatataaaaaaagtaaaacaatTCAAAATGCATCAAATTCTTTTTGTAAAAGCAGTAGTAATAGAAAGGGGAATTTGAACAAAGGACCTATAGATtggttgaataaaaaaaaaatgcgacccataatataaataaatgggGTTGTtgatcctttttttttttaatgacaattatactTTTGCGTGACGTAacagaatttatttattttttcaaatttttttttttcgtctcgcgattACGTGACGCAACTGAAGTTGCGTGAtgcgattgcgtaacgcaactggggtattttcgtccaaaaaatttcataattaaaattttttaaaaaataaaaaaattaaaaattaaaacaagagGATCCGTGACAAAATaggaataagaaaaaaaaaaaaattacaagcgctatttaatttattcatgaTTTGCTCAAATTTTTCCAATAGAAAAGggttatacatttaaaaattttgcTCTAAAAAACCTATGTAACTAGTGCCGGAAACGGAATATACAGGCCGCCGGCCGGCACTGTGCTCATCCTGCAGGGGATCAATCAATCCATGGCCACAAGCAGTCTCCTTACGAGACTTAGATCAACTACAAAGCCATTTCGATACTCACCCTCTTTGTTATGCAACGCGgtgtcttcttcttccttctcctCCGTCTGTAGAGCAGACTCTCCGCCTTTCTCCCACACTGTAACTCCTCCTGTTCCCAAGAAGGTCCCTTTTACAGTCTCGTGTAATGGAAGAACATGGGAAGATCCTTATCATTGGATGCGGAATACCAATGATCCTGATTTCACCAGCTACCTTAGTCAAGAGAATTCCTATGCCAAAGCTTTCATGGACGACACCCATCGATTGCAGCACAAACTGTTTGAAGAAATGACAAGCCTAATGCCTGCAAAGATTTCCACCCCTCCTGAACGTTGGGGTCCTTGGTAAGTTCGTTCTGATCAAATCACTACACTCGCTTTCTCTCTAGTTTGATTGCTGTTGATTTCGTTGTTTTATACTCCAGATTGTGGAATGTCCTTGTAGgaaatcaaatgaaaataacCCAGAAGTTTTGTTCTagagaaatattttaactttttaatggAGATATATAAATTGTACTTGAGTGCCTATTTAGATGCTGGTAGTTTCATCATTCCTTTCTTAAGATGAACTTGGTGAAATTCAACAAAACCCATTTTGACAAACAAAATATGTTTGGTGATCTAACCAATTCCTTGGCGAGGCTACATGAGCAATTGGGGTTGGGAGATGAATTAAAAGTCATATCCAACAAGAAGATGCAGCATCGGTGAAGATAACCAATAACAGTGAAGGAGAAAATGATCCCATTTTGAAACACTTGTTTGTCTTTCTGTTTCTGTATTTGAatccaaatataaaatatacctttggaaactaaatttagtCAGATGATATTAAATTTATGCTTTTGTATCTGGATCTGGATCCATATacaaaaacatattcaaaatgtGTTTCAAAATGGGGTTCACGTCGACTCTCTCCTATTCATTACTCAAACATGGCTACACATAGTGGCACTATCAACAACATCACAAAGGAGGATGAGTTTCCAAGTATTAGCACTTCAAAAACCAATACAGTTGGTTCATCGTCTTTTATTGTTATTCACAGATTCAGTTTTGCAAGCCTCCACCATTGACAGAGGCAGCAGAGGACTCCAAAATCAGAACTACTGCCCTTATACCATGTACAAAATcagatgaaaaaaaattaaaatagatgtATAGTCTTGTTATAGAATGAAGATACATAAATTGTACAAAGTGAGTGTCTATTTACAGACTTACATGGAAATGTATATTGGTAGTTTCATCAAACCTAATATGAACTTCTTTAGCTAAAATTTGTTATGCTCCCATTAAAACAAAAACTGTTTTAATCATATTGATACAAATTTGAAATTCAGTTCAATTATTTATGGAGTTCTAGATTGGTGGTTCTGAACAGTATGATGACTAATTATTGTACAAACCTAGCTTTTTCCCTCTTGACTTTTTCATTGACATCAATAGGTTGTACTACCAGTACATTCCAGAAGGTAAAGAATTTCCAGTTCTGTGTCGGTTGTTAGCCAGTGAAGAGGAAGGTTGGTTGAAGAGGATTGCCAAGCACTACATGCCAGATAGATTCTGCAAGGAACAGATTTTACTTGACTGGAATGAGATTGCAGAACAATATGGTTCCTTCCTATCTAGATTTATTCACAAATCATTATTTCAAGTTCTATCATTTTTTCCTATAATTTTTCATCACATTTGACTGTGTCAATCTATATGCTCTTCTTTAGGGTATGTTCATGTAGGTACATGCCGTATATCGCCAGATCACAACTTCCTTGCTTACACTGTTGATTGGACTGGAGATGAGAACTTCATGCTTCAAATTAAGGACCTTAGTAATTTTCAAGTACTTCCCAATATTAAAATCAATGGAGTTGTAAGCTTGGCATGGGCTAAGGATGGtgttacattattttatacTGTAACTGATGGGAATCAACGACCATGCAGGCAAGCAAACATTACAATTTTTATGCATGCaatattcatttatgttttcCGTCTCATTCAATTATCACTTGTACAGTGTACGATGTATGAGAATAGGATCAGATCCTATAAAAGAAATCCCAATATTTACGGAGGACAATACCAGCTTCTGTGTAGACATCACAAGCACAAAGGATGGCAGGTTTATAACCATAAACTCTAACTCGAGAACTTCTTCTGAGGAAAGCATTTGTATTTGTCATTTTTCTTTGCCCTATTCATTATATGATTGATTCTAAGTTTACATCTTTCTCATGATGCAGGTCTATGTATTAGATGCCTACAATGTACAGGAAGGAATAAGGAGGTTCCAAAAAAGAGTTTCAGGGGTAAAAGTATTTTTGGAGCATTATGGTGGCTTTTTCTATATTCTGACAAATGCACCTTTAAATGAGGAAAAGCCGTTGCCTAGTGAAAGTTATTGCTTGGCTAGGTGCAGAGTTGAAAATCCGGATAATTGGGAGGTAAACCGTTCTTCTTTACTTCTTTAAATATCCTTCACACGGAGATTATCTCACTATTTGCAGCTTTTGATTAGACTATCATCACACAAAGCGAAGACCTTATTTTGCAAGATATGGATGTTTTCAATGGGTTTCTTGTTCTTTCCTATGACATAAATGGCTCTTCCCAGATTTGTTCCGTCAAAATGCCTATTGATGTCTGTAATAAGGTATTTTAATCTCTTCTCTTTTTTCATAAGtcatagattttttattttgttagagcagcatattatgttttattgtgaaaaatattgttgttttgtttttgttatgggAATTTTAGTGatagaaaaaaacaaagaatCTACATTTTCCTTAAAATTGTAATCACTATAAATTTCTGGACCACAATCCAAAAATTTGGCTCAAATTTAGGTCTATTCTTACAAACGTTCTTAagtccaaatatatatatatatgtcctAATTACCCTTGTCGTTACTCCCCAACCCCCATCACTCGTATAGTAAGggtaaaattacaaatataaaaagttgacaaacttttttttatgcCATTTGAAGTTTACAATAATTCAATATCATTTTTCATACTAAATGCAGAAAATCACTCTCAGTTTTTACTTTGGCGATTTGCTAATGTTGATTGTGATTGTAACAAAATACTAGTTTTTGAAAtactcatttgttttttttgcgTATTACTTGTTTCAGCAGGAACACAAGAGTATTCATGATCTAGATCCTTGGTGGTTTCCACAGCCATCGGAAATATGTGGAATCCTTCCTGGTTCAAATCATGATTTCATGAGCTCCAAATATCGTGTGGTTCTTTCGTCTCCTGTGGTATGACAAATGTTGCTTCTTTCATCTTTCTTTCAACTAACCAGTTCCTTATGACTTGAAAAAATcctttatttatactaaatgtCTTTGACTGTCAATCTTTTTGTTTCACAAATCCAGATGCCTGATGTAATCATCGACTATGACATGTCAAGGCAAACATTTTCCTTTGTGCAACAAGAAGAGGTTGCGAATATTTCTTCTCACAAGCTTCTAAATGGCTCAGATGAAAAGAACCATAGGGTAACTGATCAGTTGCAGATGTGGAGAGACTTCTCTGATGCTTTGGTATATGAAAGAAAAGAGGTTCGTTCACATGATGGTGTTTTGGTTCCTTTGACAGTCCTGTACTCGAAAAAGGCAAATCAAAAGAATGGACGTCCTGGGCTTATGCATTGCTACGGCGCATACGGAGAAGATCTAGACAAAAACTGGTGTTCAGACCGTCTAAGTTTGCTTGATCGAGGTTGGGTGATAGCCTTTGCTGATGTAAGGTTAGATTATACCTAATCTTTCCTTCGTCTAGTGGTTTTCAATGATGGATTAAAAGCGCAACTTGttcaaaatttatgtttaaaaactaaaaaccctGTAAAGTACATGTTATACGAGTTAAATTGTAGGTTTTGCCCACATCATTGAATTCCTAGAAGGATGTTATGATAGATATGGTTTATATAACTATTGAGATAGAAACGTGAATTGCCTAAGCCATTAGATGAGAATTGCAGAGAAATCTAAGAGAGATGAGGGAGACTGCAACTTTATTATACTCAATTCATATCTATCATTGGCAgccttatattatatttgtaggCTTTAATATATGGCATCTACACATTATGTTATAACAGATTGTGAGCTGGCATAACTACCAGCATAACTGGAAACGGCTCTTCATTGGACTATGATGTGATGAAGTTTCTGTTTTTGGATTTAAATGGTTGATTCAAATGCACATGTGAACATGAGTTTTGCGCTCTACCACAGAGTTAAATGAGTCTTCAAGGTTTATCATTGTTTGGTTTGttactttcattttttaatGATCAAAATCTTCATGCTTAGAGACCCTGCCTTAGGATTAAGGGGCTTACTATCCTAATGTCTTAAATTCTATTCTCATTAAAAGCATGAGATTAAAGTGTCGTGGCAGTGGATTATTGTGTGAACTTCTTCCAGGGATTAGTGGAGGTGCACGAAAAGCTGTCccgttacaaaataataataaaatcttcaTCCTCAGAGGTTGCCTGTCTTGATGTTTATGCGTCTAACTTTAGAACATATATTAAGTATTAACTTATAATTCCTTTTATTGTTTCAATTGTAAATCTGGAGGAATATATGACATAGCTGCATTTTGTATGGTTGGAACAATTTCAAGTAGTAGTATTCAACACTTATAGTATCAATATGAGTTGTGGTTTCCAGTTGATTGAGTTAGAGAATGCTAATTCTCAATTTTCTTGACGGGCAGGGGTGGTGGTGGGGGTATTGATCCTAAATGGCATGAATCTGGGCGTGGATTGTGCAAATTGAACTCCATATATGATTTTGTTGCTTGTTGCAATTACATGGTTAGTGAAGGTTATGTTCATGAAGAAAAGCTTAGTGCTATTGGACATAGTGCTGGAGGCATTACTGTAGGGGCAACAATCAATATGTATCCGCGATTGCTTCGGGCTGCCATTTTGAAGGTATTTCCATAACCCACTAGACTACTTCCTTTGTTGTTTCACATTTACTTATATGTAGCttcatttggaaacaattttgtATCTGGATCTATATTTGGCTGTGAAAATTGCCAATGAATTTCTGAATACAGATTCATATATGTTTGATATGAAATTGTTTGGCTGGTTGGGATACACTGGAAACCATGCATCATTCAAATGTCCCCGGCCTATAATCCAACCGTTCGATTACAATGAAATTTTTTAGTCCTCACTGACCCAATCAGATGCAGCCTCAGGGTGGAAATCGTCGTTGCCTTACTTTTTAGGTGTATATGGATCTGAATCTAGATTAGATTATGTCATGAGCAAATTGATGGTGTGCGGGAGGACTATAGACTAGTATGTAGATGAGTATATCCTTAGGTTATTATCACtatataaatgaatattatCTAGGGTAGCCTCATGAATGAAATGAATAGTGTGAGTCTGTATTCCCATCCCCATCTTCTGATATCAATGTAACaactaataatattgataataaattaGGGTTTTCAATAAAGAAGATTAGATATTAGAGAAGGGGATGGGATGGGATATTTGATAAAACTGGATGAAagagtgtttccaaatgaagcCAATTTATTGTCAATGAGGTGTAACAATATCTTCATTGAGTGTCATTTACATATTCATGGCAGGTTCCTTTTCTTGATATATGCAATACATTGTTAGATCCCAGTTTACCACTCACTATCTTGGACTATGAAGAGTTTGGGAATCCTCAGATACAAGAAAACATGGagtatattttaagttattcaCCTTATGACACCATCCCTAAAGGAGATTGCTTACCTTCAGTACTAGTGACATCATCTTTTCATGACTCCAGGTAATTTTGCATTTGCATTCAACTCTATTTGTTGAATTTTATTTGTCAAACTTGAGTAAACTCTTGGAAACATGTTTGTTGTTCGGTCTCAGGGTTGGAGTTTGGGAAGCTGCAAAATGGGTTGCTAAAGTTCGAGAAACTATGTGTTTTAATTGTTCTCGTTCAGTCATCTTGAAGACTATTATGAGCGGAGGAGGGCATTTCGGTGAAGGAGGTCGATTAGGTCAATGTGAGGAAACAGCATATGAATATGCCTTTCTCATGAAAGCTATGGGGATgtcagatgatgatgatgacaaatgagaatttgtttgataaccttttgtttttggatttttgatTGCGAGAAAGTTGTTGGGCATCTGTTTCTTCAAGAGGGTTAGGGCAAAAAAAAGCTTCCTCATAGGTAACATTATTATTGCTGTTTTCATGTTCTGTTTCATGAACAGTTAACTTTGTTAgtattgattttatttcatCTATCTCTTGCTTGCAGATGTCCTGAAGTATGTAGTTTGAACTTTGATGTCCATGATCATGAGTTTAAGTCTCATGGACCAAACAACTTTAAAGGATTGCTTTGTATGAGAACTAACAGTAAATGTTGTAATCTTGCAATAATTTAAAGAGTCAAGGGACTAGGGATTTGAAAATGATTATTGAATGAGTTATATTTGTTAGAGATTCTGGCAAAACTTTTTCCATGTAACTTAGAGTATGCCTCAAATTGAGTTGTAAAGTAACCATTTTTGTTTGCTGGTTTGATGAAGGATATGAAAGtgttttaaataatccaatagggttgaaacaaatatttattttatttaatgaaagtGTTTTATATAATCATTGCTAATATGGTcgaaataatatattagttcAAGTTACAAGTGCATAATATTGTGGGTTGACAAGAATATTTCTAAAGACCAaatgtcatgttttttttatttatgatgtCTTAGGTTGaagataatttttaacattaaaaaatattcatataaatttaaagatattataaaattttataacttatttagaATAAGTATGGAATCTCATATGAATTTTAAtcctttatttgattttgatatttttttgcttaaataaacttaactaatttaacttttagattaatttacaaattttagtttttataatcaatacatttaaatactaattattatatttgtatataattataatattaatatagttcaCTAAAtgtaagaataatattttgttcACTAAATATTTTCTCAATATTATCATATCTTTCAACCTACTTAtccaaaaaatatcaaattaatatatcagatatcacaaaaatatttcttacACAAGTATCgattttcataattttctgAACACTTCAAATGTTTTGACATTTTTCGAAGAACTTTATGgatgtttattttatgatacATGTGTATGAGgcttttttttagaatttatacaTTGTGtgttttattcttattttgttctttacatttatatgtatatatttttttttgtaaagtgtTGGTAAACGaagtattttactataaattaataaaatataaattaaaatataaattaataattattaatttatcgattaattaataaattttggtcgtctcaagtgtattattttatagagtttcTACTGTATATCAAAAGAATCACACAAATGTGGATACCCTTAACACTaggataaatataataaagaaaaatcaataaatgtcctgtaaaaatatatattctaaaaagtCAAAATGCTAGGAGTAAAGACcattatgataggatcggctttatcgttagagacggggtctggctaaagatgaaggcttatgaaaaacggtttggcttatgaaaaacggtttgatagaaatcctgttagggattaatatctctttctattctacgcaaacttgtgtaaacacttgaaacaaattcaaggtggaattgtttacttgggtttgaaacacaagatgaaatatgaaaagatgacagaaatgaagaacacaacagtttgtttatggatgttcgg
It encodes the following:
- the LOC124927258 gene encoding protease 2 isoform X1, with the translated sequence MATSSLLTRLRSTTKPFRYSPSLLCNAVSSSSFSSVCRADSPPFSHTVTPPVPKKVPFTVSCNGRTWEDPYHWMRNTNDPDFTSYLSQENSYAKAFMDDTHRLQHKLFEEMTSLMPAKISTPPERWGPWLYYQYIPEGKEFPVLCRLLASEEEGWLKRIAKHYMPDRFCKEQILLDWNEIAEQYGYVHVGTCRISPDHNFLAYTVDWTGDENFMLQIKDLSNFQVLPNIKINGVVSLAWAKDGVTLFYTVTDGNQRPCSVRCMRIGSDPIKEIPIFTEDNTSFCVDITSTKDGRFITINSNSRTSSEVYVLDAYNVQEGIRRFQKRVSGVKVFLEHYGGFFYILTNAPLNEEKPLPSESYCLARCRVENPDNWETIITQSEDLILQDMDVFNGFLVLSYDINGSSQICSVKMPIDVCNKQEHKSIHDLDPWWFPQPSEICGILPGSNHDFMSSKYRVVLSSPVMPDVIIDYDMSRQTFSFVQQEEVANISSHKLLNGSDEKNHRVTDQLQMWRDFSDALVYERKEVRSHDGVLVPLTVLYSKKANQKNGRPGLMHCYGAYGEDLDKNWCSDRLSLLDRGWVIAFADVRGGGGGIDPKWHESGRGLCKLNSIYDFVACCNYMVSEGYVHEEKLSAIGHSAGGITVGATINMYPRLLRAAILKVPFLDICNTLLDPSLPLTILDYEEFGNPQIQENMEYILSYSPYDTIPKGDCLPSVLVTSSFHDSRVGVWEAAKWVAKVRETMCFNCSRSVILKTIMSGGGHFGEGGRLGQCEETAYEYAFLMKAMGMSDDDDDK
- the LOC124927258 gene encoding protease 2 isoform X2, with the protein product MATSSLLTRLRSTTKPFRYSPSLLCNAVSSSSFSSVCRADSPPFSHTVTPPVPKKVPFTVSCNGRTWEDPYHWMRNTNDPDFTSYLSQENSYAKAFMDDTHRLQHKLFEEMTSLMPAKISTPPERWGPWLYYQYIPEGKEFPVLCRLLASEEEGWLKRIAKHYMPDRFCKEQILLDWNEIAEQYGYVHVGTCRISPDHNFLAYTVDWTGDENFMLQIKDLSNFQVLPNIKINGVVSLAWAKDGVTLFYTVTDGNQRPCSVRCMRIGSDPIKEIPIFTEDNTSFCVDITSTKDGRFITINSNSRTSSEVYVLDAYNVQEGIRRFQKRVSGVKVFLEHYGGFFYILTNAPLNEEKPLPSESYCLARCRVENPDNWETIITQSEDLILQDMDVFNGFLVLSYDINGSSQICSVKMPIDVCNKEHKSIHDLDPWWFPQPSEICGILPGSNHDFMSSKYRVVLSSPVMPDVIIDYDMSRQTFSFVQQEEVANISSHKLLNGSDEKNHRVTDQLQMWRDFSDALVYERKEVRSHDGVLVPLTVLYSKKANQKNGRPGLMHCYGAYGEDLDKNWCSDRLSLLDRGWVIAFADVRGGGGGIDPKWHESGRGLCKLNSIYDFVACCNYMVSEGYVHEEKLSAIGHSAGGITVGATINMYPRLLRAAILKVPFLDICNTLLDPSLPLTILDYEEFGNPQIQENMEYILSYSPYDTIPKGDCLPSVLVTSSFHDSRVGVWEAAKWVAKVRETMCFNCSRSVILKTIMSGGGHFGEGGRLGQCEETAYEYAFLMKAMGMSDDDDDK